A genome region from Salvia splendens isolate huo1 chromosome 19, SspV2, whole genome shotgun sequence includes the following:
- the LOC121780235 gene encoding U-box domain-containing protein 10-like, whose translation MPNRKLASAEMAGEVTTLVNGAVLLRLVRDVACISAAGFSGFFKRECTKLGRRVSLLAHFVEEIEDSERTQQNCRMGSSCFPDSGFADLNLALLVAKRLLFAANGFDNSELNCDDATKKILFQFQCVTWKLEKALDNLPYDDLNISEEVLEQVELVRSQLRRASERNGHPLNPSLSQPLDKEIEGLHLDNVGNTVNEASAKMDGVGEGLEAVDHILNEDVSDPVSLSCKALEESKKPESVSVPDDLRCPISLELMRDPVIMTYERCYIQRWLDCGNTTCPKTRQKLQNLSLTPNYVLRSQISQWCTKHEVVQLASVVNGRLKRSDGSFRDVKGDMAAIEALVFRLASQCVKEIRAVVAEIRSLSKRSTDNRILLAAAGAIPILVNLLASDDGEVQDNAVTSILNLSIYNENKELIMLANAVPSVVQVLREGSVETKENAAASLFSLSVAEENKIIIGASGAIPVLVELLQNGTSRGKKDAATTLFNLCVYQGNKGRAVRAGIVPVLVKMLTGSSSMADEALTILSVLVSHHEAKAALVGARATIHVLTDLLGTGLPHCRENAVVILVSICRRNSANLACLSRLGAARAALAELAESGTERAKRKAAALMEQLRSSQEV comes from the exons ATGCCAAACAGAAAACTCGCTTCCGCTGAAATGGCCGGCGAAGTTACAACTCTGGTGAACGGAGCCGTTCTTCTCCGCCTCGTCCGCGACGTCGCCTGTATCTCCGCCGCGGGCTTCTCCGGTTTCTTCAAGAGAGAATGCACGAAATTGGGGAGAAGAGTCTCGCTTTTAGCTCATTTCGTTGAAGAAATCGAAGATTCGGAGAGAACTCAACAAAATTGTCGAATGGGCTCTTCTTGTTTCCCTGATTCCGGCTTCGCTGATCTGAATTTAGCTCTTCTGGTTGCCAAAAGGCTCCTCTTTGCTGCTAACGGCTTCGATAACTCCGAGCTCAATTGT GATGATGCCACAAAGAAAATTCTCTTCCAATTTCAATGTGTAACATGGAAACTGGAGAAAGCATTGGACAATTTGCCTTATGATGATCTCAACATTTCAGAAGAAGTGCTTGAACAG GTTGAGTTAGTTAGGTCGCAGTTGAGACGAGCTAGTGAAAGAAACGGACACCCTCTAAACCCGAGCTTATCTCAGCCTTTAGACAAAGAGATTGAAGGTCTACACTTAGACAATGTTGGCAACACTGTTAATGAAGCTAGCGCGAAAATGGATGGTGTAGGAGAAGGCTTGGAGGCCGTTGATCATATCTTGAACGAGGATGTAAGCGACCCTGTTAGCTTGTCGTGCAAAGCACTAGAGGAAAGCAAGAAGCCGGAATCTGTTTCCGTTCCTGATGATCTGCGCTGCCCTATCTCTCTCGAGCTCATGAGGGATCCGGTTATAATG ACGTATGAGAGATGTTATATACAGAGATGGTTGGACTGTGGCAACACAACATGCCCAAAAACGCGGCAGAAGCTGCAGAATCTCAGTCTCACTCCGAATTATGTCTTGAGAAGCCAAATATCTCAGTGGTGCACGAAGCATGAGGTAGTTCAGCTGGCTTCGGTAGTGAATGGGAGGCTGAAAAGGAGCGATGGATCGTTTCGTGATGTAAAGGGCGACATGGCTGCAATCGAGGCTCTTGTCTTTAGGCTTGCAAGTCAATGTGTCAAGGAAATCAGGGCTGTTGTTGCTGAAATCCGATCACTCTCTAAACGAAGCACGGATAACAGAATCTTGCTTGCAGCAGCTGGAGCTATCCCGATTTTGGTTAACCTCTTGGCATCCGATGATGGTGAGGTTCAAGATAATGCAGTGACCTCGATTCTCAATCTCTCCATCTACAACGAGAATAAAGAGCTCATCATGCTAGCTAACGCAGTCCCCTCCGTTGTGCAAGTCCTGAGAGAGGGAAGCGTTGAGACGAAGGAGAACGCTGCAGCGTCCCTCTTCAGCCTGTCCGTCGCGGAGGAGAACAAGATAATCATCGGTGCATCCGGGGCAATACCTGTACTGGTGGAACTGCTCCAGAATGGGACATCGAGAGGGAAGAAGGACGCTGCCACCACCTTGTTCAACCTCTGCGTCTATCAAGGAAACAAGGGACGCGCTGTGAGGGCCGGCATCGTGCCAGTGCTGGTCAAGATGCTTACGGGTTCAAGCAGTATGGCTGATGAGGCTCTCACCATACTCTCCGTTCTTGTCAGCCACCACGAGGCGAAGGCTGCCCTTGTTGGAGCGAGAGCAACGATTCATGTCTTGACGGATCTTCTTGGGACGGGGCTGCCTCATTGCAGGGAGAATGCTGTGGTTATTCTGGTCTCGATTTGCAGGAGAAACAGCGCGAATCTTGCGTGCCTGAGCAGGCTCGGAGCAGCAAGGGCGGCGCTGGCCGAGCTGGCAGAGTCGGGCACGGAGAGAGCCAAGAGGAAGGCTGCAGCTTTGATGGAGCAGCTTAGGAGCTCTCAAGAGGTGTGA
- the LOC121779864 gene encoding putative 1-phosphatidylinositol-3-phosphate 5-kinase FAB1C, with amino-acid sequence MGMLGTSLLNFIQKFQSWMSWSYIDTSTILCGYEMMDNSSLCSKCARNVLSLYPKYQCRVCGSLLCDNCSDGLTSLDGVVSTDHLKDTAEEVIYTMSCKICSELSPPNKSGRRCSGKVYPSESPRQSQEPPSPSFSGEGSDGHSPIALARSSDESFPNDLSPVPAHCSSRSYDDEGEQSMSHFFSIPNEYFHDGSDVDSSCVSVRHEFYSPMSLGSCPSDSPSRPHTTSSGVGCHVQLDQTSHDDHEQAVLEMPVKGIWDAEDADELPILRHASEELPQPLDFENNGLIWLPPPPDDANDEVESNLFTYDDEDDEVGDSGVMFLPTATIDTMFSAKEKQCHDDKGPWRSAVQGHFRALVSHLLQGKGIVTEKDNGADEWLEIVTTIAWQAAKFLKPDTSRGGSMDPCDYLKVKCVASGSPCQSKFIRGVVCTKNIKHKRMTSQYKNARLLLLGGALEYQRVPNQLASFETLLQQENDHLKTVVSKIEAHRPNVLLVEKSVSSIALEHLLAKDISLVLNVKRPLLEKIARCTGASITPSTDHIPTTRLGHCEIFRLEKVSEDHEPVNQFNRKPSKTLMFFEGCPRRLGCTVVLRGSSREELRKLKHVTQYAVFAAYHLSLETSFLVDEGSSLPKAVTKMPLDKAVSVAPDSAVATTCSEENKASDTDLTLELGLQESLSELGDTGYDDVSIPDEFRYRKALSEACNENLALDVAPDGLTPAEAIGQEEGQSGVVGLATPVHGEDTEASGEYFSANDSHHSILVSFSSHNMANGTVCERSRLVRLKFYGNSDKPLGRFLRDDLFDQSFLCRSCKESAEAHVMCYTHQHANLTINVKRLLSAKLPGEQDGKIWMWHRCLRCERSEGVPPATQRVVMSGAAWGLSFGKFLELSFSNHATGNRVSTCGHSLQRDCLRFYGFGNMVAFFRYSPINILSVRLPPSTLEFGDPGEQPWIRKEAYELLSKAKALHAEISHVLDEFKSKCLSSMDEFSDANELHNHVLELNSMLCEEKTSYEDLLQFADKQVQEHSETAIDILEINRMRHSLLVGSKVWDRRLFLLDSLLKRGSSPKAETDVTSRIGLKDSDSSMKDNNNSLDLAPEDDASVHPKTEECANDEGLDSSQLESGFMESYQRLQRSREDLGLDDKNAASSTTLERAPSAGSILSDKIDSAWSGADLVSMKSQSLDMTNIDASESPSFAQVNQKENPVFRRLTGPTRVHSFDSAQRLQERMRRGLPPSSMYLSNIRSFHASGDYRHMVRDPVANVQRTYSQVSFREAEKFNLPSTVSPSFISSLSLVPEGARLMVQQNGNEDVVVTVYDNEPTSIISYALSSKEYDDWVAGRLTGTEIGSNVRLLNKVSSLASELSTWQSFGSLDSDYTNFGNYSSDDGVSSATSDQDNSPHLRITFEDESSNAGGKVKFSVTSYYAKQFDALRRKCCPCEVDFVRSLNRCRRWGAQGGKSNVYFAKSFDDRFIIKQVTKTELESFEEFAPQYFKYLKDALTSGSPTCLAKVLGIFQVTVKKGSKDVKMDLMVMENLFYKRNISKVYDLKGSSRSRYNSDTTGANKVLLDMNLLETLRTNPIFLSGKAKRSLERSVWNDTSFLASVDVMDYSLLVGVDEERKELVMGIIDFMRQYTWDKHLETWVKASGILGGPKNASPTIISPKQYKKRFRKAMTTYFLTVPDQWSP; translated from the exons ATGGGAATGCTTGGTACTTCTCTGCTGAATTTTATTCAAAAGTTTCAATCTTGGATGTCTTGGAGTTACATCGATACAAGTACCATATTGTGCGGATATGAGATGATGGATAACAGCAGCCTTTGTTCCAAGTGTGCACGAAATGTGTTGAGTTTGTACCCCAAGTACCAGTGTCGAGTCTGTGGGAGTCTGTTGTGTGATAACTGTAGTGACGGCCTTACCTCTTTGGATGGAGTTGTATCGACCGATCATTTGAAGGACACTGCAGAGGAAGTGATTTATACTATGTCGTGCAAGATTTGTTCTGAACTTAGCCCCCCCAATAAAAGTGGTAGACGATGCAGTGGCAAAGTCTATCCTTCTGAGTCTCCGAGACAAAGCCAAGAACCCCCATCACCAAGTTTTAGTGGTGAGGGAAGTGATGGTCATTCCCCTATTGCTCTAGCTAGGAGTAGCGATGAGTCTTTCCCCAACGATCTATCTCCAGTGCCGGCTCATTGCTCAAGCAG GAGCTATGATGATGAGGGCGAGCAGTCGATGAGCCACTTCTTCAGCATACCCAACGAATACTTTCATGATGGTTCTGATGTAGATTCAAGTTGTGTTAGTGTTAGACATGAATTTTATAGTCCCATGTCTTTAGGATCATGCCCTTCCGACAGCCCCTCCAGGCCGCATACTACCTCTAGTGGAGTCGGGTGTCATGTACAGCTAGATCAAACATCTCACGATGACCATGAGCAGGCTGTTTTAGAAATGCCTGTGAAAGGGATTTGGGACGCAGAAGATGCCGATGAACTGCCAATTCTTCGGCATGCTAGCGAAGAGCTGCCTCAGCCACTGGATTTTGAAAACAATGGTCTTATttggcttcctcctcctcccgaTGATGCCAATGACGAGGTGGAAAGCAACTTATTTACTTATGATGATGAGGACGATGAAGTTGGGGATTCGGGCGTTATGTTTTTGCCTACCGCTACCATAGATACCATGTTTTCAGCGAAGGAGAAGCAGTGTCACGACGACAAAGGACCTTGGAGATCTGCAGTGCAGGGGCACTTTAGAGCTCTCGTATCACATCTTTTACAAGGGAAGGGTATCGTCACTGAAAAGGATAACGGTGCTGATGAATGGCTGGAAATAGTAACCACTATCGCGTGGCAGGCTGCGAAATTCTTGAAGCCGGACACTAGTAGAGGAGGCAGCATGGATCCATGTGACTATCTAAAGGTCAAATGTGTAGCTTCAGGAAGCCCTTGCCAGAG CAAATTTATCAGAGGAGTAGTTTGTACCAAGAATATAAAACACAAACGAATGACGTCTCAATACAAAAATGCTCGACTGCTTCTCTTAGGAGGAGCTCTGGAGTACCAAAGAGTTCCCAATCAGCTGGCATCGTTCGAGACATTACTGCAACAG GAGAACGATCATCTGAAGACGGTTGTTTCCAAGATAGAGGCTCATCGTCCAAATGTTCTGCTAGTCGAGAAAAGTGTGTCTTCAATTGCTCTCGAGCATCTGCTAGCAAAAGATATCTCCTTAGTTCTGAATGTTAAAAGACCTCTATTGGAGAAGATTGCTAGATGTACTGGTGCTAGTATAACTCCATCGACTGATCACATACCCACAACGAGGTTGGGGCACTGCGAAATCTTCCGTTTGGAAAAAGTTTCAGAAGATCATGAACCAGTCAATCAATTCAATAGAAAACCATCTAAAACATTGATGTTTTTCGAAGGTTGTCCAAGGCGCTTAGGCTGCACG GTTGTACTGCGGGGGTCTTCCCGAGAAGAGCTTAGGAAGCTGAAACATGTGACTCAATATGCTGTCTTTGCAGCATATCATTTGTCACTGGAGACTTCTTTTCTTGTAGACGAGGGCTCTAGTCTTCCTAAAGCGGTGACTAAAATGCCTCTTGACAAGGCCGTTTCTGTGGCTCCTGATTCTGCTGTGGCCACCACTTGCTCAGAAGAAAACAAGGCTTCTGATACGGATCTCACTTTGGAGCTAGGACTGCAGGAGTCGTTGTCTGAGCTTGGCGACACTGGTTATGATGATGTTTCCATCCCAGATGAATTTAGATACAGAAAAGCACTATCTGAGGCATGCAATGAGAATCTAGCGTTAGATGTAGCTCCCGATGGCCTGACACCTGCAGAAGCTATAGGTCAAGAAGAGGGCCAGTCGGGTGTTGTTGGACTAGCAACTCCTGTACATGGCGAAGATACTGAAGCATCCGGTGAATATTTTTCAGCTAACGACAGTCACCACAGCATACTAGTTTCCTTTTCCAGCCATAATATGGCGAATGGAACTGTATGTGAACGGTCAAGGCTTGTTCGCTTGAAATTCTATGGCAACTCTGATAAACCACTAGGGAGGTTTCTGAGGGACGATTTGTTCGATCAG TCATTTCTATGTCGATCGTGCAAGGAATCAGCTGAAGCCCATGTTATGTGTTACACACACCAGCATGCGAATCTTACGATAAATGTTAAACGCCTCCTATCAGCTAAGCTCCCCGGGGAACAGGATGGGAAGATATGGATGTGGCATAGATGCCTCAGGTGTGAACGCAGTGAAGGAGTTCCACCAGCCACTCAACGAGTGGTTATGTCCGGTGCTGCTTGGGGACTTTCGTTTGGGAAGTTTCTTGAACTTAGTTTTTCAAACCATGCAACAGGGAACCGTGTTTCCACCTGTGGCCATTCGCTGCAGAGAGACTGCCTCAGATTTTATGG TTTTGGCAATATGGTTGCTTTCTTCCGGTATTCACCTATCAACATCCTCTCCGTTCGTCTGCCTCCTTCAACTCTTGAATTTGGCGATCCCGGTGAACAACCATGGATAAGAAAAGAAGCATACGAG CTGTTGAGCAAAGCAAAGGCCTTGCACGCAGAGATATCACACGTTCTTGATGAATTCAAAAGTAAATGTTTATCTTCGATGGATGAATTCTCTGATGCAAACGAGCTGCACAACCATGTCTTGGAGTTGAACAGCATGCTTTGTGAAGAAAAAACTTCTTATGAA GATTTGCTCCAATTCGCCGACAAACAAGTTCAAGAACATAGTGAAACTGCAATTGACATACTTGAGATAAACCGTATGCGACATTCTCTTCTGGTTGGTTCAAAAGTATGGGATCGACGCCTTTTTCTGCTAGACTCCCTCCTTAAGAGAGGTTCAAGCCCCAAGGCTGAAACGGATGTTACATCTCGTATTGGATTGAAAGATTCTGattcaagcatgaaagacaacaACAACAGCCTTGATCTTGCTCCAGAAGATGATGCATCTGTGCACCCAAAAACAGAAGAATGTGCCAACGATGAGGGGCTCGACTCTTCACAACTCGAATCAGGTTTCATGGAAAGTTATCAAAGACTGCAGCGAAGCAGAGAAGATTTAGGCCTCGATGACAAGAATGCTGCAAGTTCGACTACTTTAGAGCGTGCTCCATCAGCTGGATCAATTCTTTCTGATAAGATAGATTCCGCATGGTCTGGTGCTGATCTAGTGTCGATGAAATCTCAGTCGCTTGACATGACGAACATAGATGCATCGGAAAGTCCTTCATTCGCTCAGGTTAATCAGAAAGAGAATCCGGTGTTCAGAAGACTGACAGGACCTACAAGAGTTCATTCCTTTGATTCTGCTCAACGGCTCCAAGAAAGGATGCGCAGAGGTCTTCCCCCTTCCTCGATGTACTTGTCGAACATCCGATCATTTCATGCTTCTGGCGACTACAGGCACATGGTCAGGGATCCTGTTGCGAATGTGCAGAGGACTTACTCCCAAGTATCATTCCGCGAAGCTGAAAAGTTTAACCTTCCTTCGACCGTTTCTCCCTCCTTTATATCCTCCCTCTCTCTCGTTCCTGAAGGGGCGAGATTGATGGTTCAACAGAATGGTAACGAGGATGTTGTCGTGACTGTCTACGACAACGAGCCCACCAGCATAATATCGTATGCCCTTAGCTCGAAAGAGTACGATGACTGGGTAGCTGGGAGGCTAACCGGGACTGAGATAGGGTCGAACGTTAGGCTCCTCAACAAGGTGAGCTCACTAGCTTCCGAGCTCTCAACGTGGCAATCTTTTGGCTCGTTGGATTCAGACTACACGAACTTTGGAAATTACAGCTCTGATGATGGTGTTTCTTCGGCCACATCTGATCAAGATAATTCCCCTCATCTTCGGATCACTTTTGAGGACGAATCATCCAATGCTGGTGGAAAGGTGAAGTTTTCTGTCACTTCTTACTACGCGAAACAGTTTGATGCACTCCGTAGGAAATGCTGTCCGTGTGAAGTGGACTTTGTACGTTCCTTGAACCGCTGCAGAAGGTGGGGCGCGCAAGGAGGGAAGAGCAACGTCTACTTTGCAAAGTCGTTTGATGACCGGTTCATCATCAAGCAAGTGACTAAAACCGAGTTGGAATCTTTCGAAGAATTCGCCCCACAGTATTTCAAGTATTTGAAAGATGCTCTTACCTCAGGAAGCCCTACTTGCCTTGCCAAAGTCCTAGGCATATTTCAG GTTACTGTCAAGAAAGGTAGCAAAGATGTGAAAATGGATTTGATGGTAATGGAGAATCTCTTTTACAAGAGAAACATCTCCAAAGTCTACGATCTAAAGGGCTCTTCACGGTCGCGTTACAACTCAGACACAACCGGGGCTAACAAGGTGCTGTTGGACATGAATCTGTTGGAAACGCTTCGCACAAATCCTATATTTCTCAGTGGCAAGGCGAAAAGGAGCTTGGAGAGGAGTGTGTGGAACGACACATCCTTTTTAGCC TCTGTGGACGTGATGGACTACTCGTTGCTGGTTGGGGTGGACGAGGAGAGGAAGGAGCTCGTGATGGGGATCATCGATTTCATGAGGCAGTATACATGGGACAAGCATTTGGAGACATGGGTGAAGGCTTCAGGGATACTAGGTGGTCCTAAAAATGCATCTCCAACAATAATTTCTCCAAAGCAATACAAGAAAAGATTTAGAAAGGCTATGACTACCTATTTCCTCACTGTTCCAGATCAATGGTCCCCTTAA
- the LOC121778340 gene encoding uncharacterized protein At1g66480-like, producing the protein MGNSLGGSKSAKVMKINGESFKLKTPIRAGSVVEGYPGHVLLESEAVKHYGVRAKPLEPQQELKPKRLYFLVELPKFPEEKGARRVKSGIHMGAKDRLESLMLARRSASDLSIMKPPSIAAAEEEKASAAEGGKRVRMRLPRAEVERLMAESKDSGEVAEKIVGLCMAKRAAADGGDAAAEKNVHFNGDRRIKKRVGFLPIHEGEIQHIVMAS; encoded by the exons atgggGAATAGTTTGGGAGGAAGTAAGAGTGCAAAAGTAATGAAGATCAATGGCGAGAGCTTCAAGCTAAAGACCCCGATTCGGGCCGGGTCGGTCGTGGAGGGCTACCCGGGCCACGTGTTGCTCGAATCGGAAGCCGTGAAGCATTACGGCGTGCGAGCCAAGCCGCTGGAGCCGCAGCAGGAGCTGAAGCCGAAGCGCCTCTATTTCTTAGTCGAGCTGCCGAAATTTCCCGAGGAAAAAGGCGCGAGGAGGGTAAAATCGGGAATTCACATGGGCGCGAAGGACCGGCTCGAGAGTTTGATGCTGGCGCGCCGCTCGGCTTCGGATTTGTCTATAATGAAGCCGCCGAGCATCGCGGCGGCTGAGGAGGAGAAGGCCTCGGCCGCGGAGGGGGGGAAGAGGGTGAGGATGAGGCTGCCGAGGGCGGAGGTGGAGAGGCTGATGGCGGAGAGTAAGGATAGCGGTGAGGTGGCGGAGAAGATCGTGGGGCTATGCATGGCGAAGAGGGCCGCCGCGGACGGCGGCGATGCGGCGGCGGAGAAGAATGTGCATTTTAACGGAGATCGTCGAATCAAG AAACGAGTTGGATTTTTACCTATCCATGAAGGAGAGATCCAACATATTGTTATGGCTTCATAA